One window from the genome of Rhodobacteraceae bacterium S2214 encodes:
- a CDS encoding LysM peptidoglycan-binding domain-containing protein, translating to MNNFIKGAVVCAIALPSSISAATQSNAIDIACGQTYTVVSGDTLSGISLRAYGSLLYQPIYTANVDTIGANPDMIYIGQNFMVPCLSDDGTVVAAVEDQLIFTFNKASAPPFIINSGIVDAYLAEIAEVTEGRVTFVDPEVMNRDHAAQLDLVTSGAVDATYALNSHLADSHPLLQLSMEPMFGGSAEQTAVSMWRLHEDYLAKADYFPEAELLGFIASPAAHIWRDESMPVVAGEGIAAKNDYAIPYFDGLDTRGPAAMRAEVADWTATYEATHDNDPTFFLAHGAAIALGIWNEESTVSVMEVDNGLYTPTFSVVMSNDAWAQISAEDQAAIREVSGEALAHRSAAWDDFDNSFRSRMLDLGLNFAKADKALLDDLWLSSLTDLNAWTQAATDLGIPANEAVNAYLADLRSLENRLMYRSDETYVDQHPFVTGGL from the coding sequence ATGAATAATTTTATAAAAGGCGCAGTTGTCTGCGCAATTGCTTTGCCGTCTTCGATTTCGGCCGCCACCCAAAGCAACGCAATCGATATCGCATGTGGCCAGACCTATACAGTTGTCAGTGGTGATACCCTAAGCGGTATTAGTCTGCGGGCCTACGGGTCGCTGTTGTATCAACCAATCTACACCGCAAACGTCGATACCATCGGTGCAAACCCTGATATGATCTATATTGGTCAGAATTTCATGGTGCCGTGTCTGTCTGATGATGGAACCGTTGTGGCGGCTGTCGAAGATCAGTTGATCTTTACCTTTAACAAAGCATCCGCCCCGCCATTCATCATTAACAGCGGAATTGTTGATGCCTATCTCGCTGAAATTGCAGAGGTGACCGAAGGGCGTGTGACCTTCGTTGATCCAGAAGTCATGAACCGTGATCATGCAGCCCAGCTTGATCTGGTCACAAGCGGTGCGGTGGATGCGACATATGCCCTGAATTCACATTTGGCAGACAGCCACCCGTTGCTGCAATTGTCGATGGAGCCGATGTTCGGTGGCTCCGCCGAACAGACCGCTGTTTCTATGTGGCGGTTGCACGAGGATTATTTGGCGAAAGCTGACTATTTCCCTGAAGCAGAGCTGCTTGGCTTCATCGCCTCGCCAGCTGCTCATATCTGGCGTGACGAAAGCATGCCGGTTGTCGCTGGTGAAGGCATAGCTGCGAAAAACGATTATGCGATCCCGTATTTTGACGGGCTTGATACACGTGGTCCAGCCGCGATGCGGGCTGAAGTCGCGGATTGGACTGCGACCTATGAAGCGACCCACGACAATGATCCGACGTTCTTTTTGGCACACGGTGCTGCGATCGCGCTTGGCATCTGGAACGAAGAATCGACCGTTTCAGTGATGGAAGTTGATAACGGCCTGTATACGCCAACGTTTTCGGTTGTGATGTCAAACGACGCATGGGCGCAAATTTCGGCTGAAGATCAGGCTGCGATCCGCGAAGTATCGGGCGAAGCGCTGGCCCATCGGTCTGCCGCATGGGATGATTTCGACAACTCTTTCCGGTCGCGGATGTTGGACCTTGGTCTGAACTTTGCAAAAGCAGATAAAGCTTTGCTTGATGACCTTTGGTTGAGTTCTTTGACGGATTTGAATGCTTGGACCCAAGCCGCGACAGATTTGGGTATCCCAGCGAACGAAGCGGTTAATGCCTACCTTGCCGATCTACGGTCGTTGGAAAACCGCCTGATGTACCGGTCTGACGAAACCTACGTGGACCAGCACCCGTTTGTGACTGGCGGTCTATAG
- a CDS encoding transcriptional regulator gives MEMHDAKRVSIVIEAPLESRLTDALNTAGVTGYTIMPVIGGSGRSGQWTRDGQVGRSGMVNVVCLIKPERLDGLLEAAFAVVEPHIGVVSVTDAQVLRAERF, from the coding sequence ATGGAAATGCACGACGCAAAACGGGTGTCTATCGTCATCGAAGCCCCACTGGAAAGCCGCCTAACCGACGCTTTAAACACAGCAGGGGTGACGGGCTACACGATCATGCCAGTGATCGGTGGATCAGGCCGATCCGGACAGTGGACCCGCGACGGCCAAGTCGGCAGATCGGGCATGGTGAACGTGGTGTGCCTGATTAAACCAGAACGGCTGGACGGCCTGCTCGAAGCCGCATTCGCAGTGGTTGAACCCCATATCGGCGTGGTGTCCGTGACTGACGCGCAAGTGCTACGCGCAGAACGGTTCTGA
- a CDS encoding sodium-dependent bicarbonate transport family permease produces the protein MTDIFDLAAANLISPIILSFALGLAAALARSDLTIPEAVAKGMSIYLLFAIGFKGGASVAAHGVDGTLLSAVAAGIVLSFGLPFIAFALLKILTRLDATDAAAVAAHYGSISIVTFVAATSVLEGKMIAAEGYMVAVAAAMEAPAILSALWLVARSGSGGKMAPGLMREIMLNGSIVLLVGAFAIGAVTGEKGLAEIESFIVNPFKGVLCLFLLDMGLIAGRGLRQAKGVVTLPMVAFGIAMPLVGSIAGLALGMLIGLSLGGIVLMMVLAASASYIAVPAAMRVALPQANPAVYLTLSLGVTFPFNLTLGIPIYLAIAQAMTGA, from the coding sequence ATGACCGACATTTTCGATCTTGCCGCCGCGAACCTGATTTCGCCAATTATTCTTAGCTTTGCGCTTGGTCTTGCTGCAGCACTTGCCCGATCCGACCTGACGATCCCCGAAGCCGTGGCCAAAGGCATGTCGATCTACCTTTTGTTCGCCATCGGCTTCAAAGGTGGCGCATCGGTTGCAGCCCACGGTGTGGATGGCACGCTGTTGTCGGCAGTCGCGGCGGGTATCGTTCTGTCGTTCGGCTTGCCATTCATCGCCTTTGCCCTGCTGAAAATATTGACCCGACTGGATGCGACTGACGCCGCCGCCGTCGCCGCGCACTACGGGTCAATTTCGATCGTGACCTTTGTGGCCGCTACATCCGTCCTTGAAGGCAAAATGATCGCCGCTGAAGGTTACATGGTCGCCGTCGCCGCCGCGATGGAAGCACCGGCGATCCTGTCCGCCTTGTGGTTGGTCGCCCGTTCCGGATCAGGCGGCAAAATGGCGCCCGGATTGATGCGGGAAATCATGCTGAACGGGTCCATTGTCTTGCTCGTCGGTGCCTTCGCAATCGGCGCGGTGACGGGCGAAAAAGGCTTGGCTGAAATTGAGTCCTTTATCGTGAACCCATTCAAAGGCGTGCTGTGCCTGTTCTTGCTCGACATGGGCCTGATCGCGGGGCGCGGACTGCGCCAAGCCAAAGGGGTCGTGACACTACCGATGGTCGCCTTCGGCATCGCCATGCCGCTTGTCGGTAGCATCGCCGGACTGGCACTGGGAATGTTGATTGGCCTGTCGCTGGGTGGGATCGTTCTGATGATGGTGCTTGCCGCCTCTGCCAGCTATATCGCCGTGCCTGCCGCGATGCGGGTGGCGTTGCCACAAGCGAATCCGGCAGTGTACCTGACACTGTCGCTCGGGGTAACGTTCCCGTTCAACCTGACACTCGGCATTCCGATCTACCTCGCGATTGCCCAAGCCATGACTGGAGCCTGA
- a CDS encoding C4-dicarboxylate ABC transporter substrate-binding protein, translated as MTRSLIATAATILCVSTQIAGAAEWDVSLWGERRAFTEHVEKLAELVAEKTNNEFRLNISYGGLAPSRENLDGISKGSFEMAQFCAGYHPEKNPTITVLELPFLGVTSLEQEIALSLAVYRDPITQIDMSRWNATLLMPSPLPQYNIMGAGNLPSSLSDFTGLTVRATGGVGKAIEALGGELVSIPAPEVQAAMASGEVRAVSFAPHAHMAFGTVDQGSWWTSNLNPGTVNCPVVVNTKALSALNEAHRDALMSSVDEALDHYVAYYEGATMDAWGPALAENEIAVLTLRDDIIASIKDEVATPAAQAWIEEYSARGLPAQQLYEKVIAIIEGTEN; from the coding sequence ATGACCAGAAGCCTAATCGCGACAGCCGCCACGATCCTTTGCGTGAGTACACAAATCGCAGGAGCCGCCGAATGGGACGTTTCGCTGTGGGGGGAACGTCGTGCCTTTACTGAGCACGTCGAAAAGTTGGCTGAACTGGTTGCCGAGAAGACGAACAACGAATTTAGGCTGAATATTTCCTACGGTGGCTTGGCGCCTAGTCGCGAAAATTTGGATGGAATTTCAAAGGGTAGCTTTGAAATGGCGCAGTTCTGCGCAGGATATCATCCGGAAAAGAACCCAACGATCACAGTGCTTGAACTGCCGTTTTTGGGGGTGACATCGCTCGAACAGGAGATCGCGCTTTCGTTGGCTGTTTATCGTGACCCGATCACCCAAATCGATATGTCACGCTGGAACGCGACCCTTTTGATGCCGTCGCCGTTGCCACAATACAATATCATGGGCGCTGGAAACCTGCCGTCTTCCCTGTCCGATTTCACTGGATTAACCGTCCGCGCAACGGGCGGTGTCGGCAAAGCGATTGAAGCGCTCGGCGGTGAATTGGTGTCCATTCCGGCGCCGGAAGTTCAAGCGGCTATGGCATCCGGTGAAGTTCGCGCCGTCAGTTTTGCACCGCATGCCCATATGGCATTTGGCACCGTTGATCAGGGGTCATGGTGGACCAGCAATTTGAACCCCGGAACTGTGAATTGCCCGGTTGTGGTGAACACGAAGGCGTTGAGCGCCCTGAACGAAGCGCACCGTGATGCGTTGATGTCATCCGTGGATGAGGCGCTTGATCATTATGTTGCGTATTACGAAGGGGCCACAATGGACGCGTGGGGTCCGGCATTGGCGGAAAACGAAATTGCGGTGCTGACATTGCGCGACGATATCATTGCGTCAATCAAAGACGAGGTTGCGACACCTGCGGCGCAGGCGTGGATCGAAGAATACTCAGCCCGCGGTTTGCCGGCTCAACAGCTTTACGAAAAGGTCATTGCGATCATTGAAGGCACTGAAAACTAA
- a CDS encoding carbonic anhydrase → MPYRRPLPAYLAKRYQGWKATTYTENKSWYKHLAEDGQHPRAMVISCCDSRVHVTSIFGADSGEFFIHRNVANLVPPYNPDGDYHGTSAAIEYAVNSLKVSHLIVMGHSTCGGVAGCYHMCSGNAPELEEKTSFVGRWMDILRPGYDRLPNGTDEERLTALEKESVLVSLENLMTFPFVKDAVEGERLSLHGLWNDIGEGTLEEFDLENGYHAI, encoded by the coding sequence ATGCCATACCGCCGCCCCCTGCCCGCCTATCTGGCCAAGCGCTACCAAGGTTGGAAAGCCACGACCTACACAGAGAACAAAAGTTGGTACAAGCATTTGGCGGAAGATGGGCAGCATCCACGTGCGATGGTCATTTCCTGCTGCGACAGTCGGGTCCATGTGACGTCAATTTTCGGGGCGGATTCAGGCGAATTCTTTATTCACCGGAACGTGGCCAACCTTGTGCCGCCCTACAATCCGGACGGTGACTATCACGGGACGTCTGCGGCCATCGAATATGCTGTGAATTCGCTTAAGGTGTCGCATCTTATCGTGATGGGGCATTCGACCTGTGGCGGGGTCGCTGGTTGCTACCACATGTGTTCAGGCAACGCGCCGGAACTGGAAGAAAAAACCAGCTTCGTTGGCCGGTGGATGGACATTTTACGTCCGGGTTACGACCGTTTGCCTAACGGGACTGACGAAGAACGGCTCACAGCGCTGGAAAAAGAATCCGTGCTGGTGTCGCTTGAAAACCTGATGACCTTCCCGTTCGTCAAGGACGCTGTAGAAGGCGAACGCCTGTCACTTCATGGGCTGTGGAACGACATCGGCGAAGGCACGCTGGAAGAATTCGATCTCGAAAACGGCTATCACGCAATCTGA
- a CDS encoding leucyl aminopeptidase family protein has product MSLTFAPDDAESIPLYVISSENLDAIPAEARAWADTNAFVGSLGQTLVVPSADGAIACALVGFGTANARARGRFQIAEAATKLPVATYHIAAGLDGLALEEAALGWLLAGYSFDRYVKPSKPIAQLKAPEGVDAARLEIIAAGEALTRDLINTPTADMGPGDLEAATRALADEHGALLHVTSGDDLLEQNFPMIHTVGRAVGPDPHRAPRLMDMTWGDDGPTLALVGKGVCFDTGGLNIKPGASMGLMKKDMGGSATVLGLAHMIMALKLPLRLRVLIPAVENSIDGTAFRPQDILTSRKGLTVEINNTDAEGRLVLADALALADEATPDLVISMATLTGAARVAVGPDISPYFTNEMKCVQALETAAIDVADPVWRLPFHEPYESMIEPGIADLDNAPKGGFAGTITAALFLRRFVEAPYVHFDVYGWQPVAQPARPKGGVGMGARAILAALPAMLDL; this is encoded by the coding sequence ATGTCGCTGACGTTTGCCCCGGACGATGCAGAAAGCATCCCTCTTTACGTAATTTCTTCTGAAAATTTGGACGCTATTCCCGCCGAAGCGCGCGCTTGGGCGGATACCAACGCTTTTGTCGGCAGCTTGGGGCAGACCTTAGTCGTGCCTAGTGCGGATGGTGCGATTGCCTGTGCGCTGGTTGGATTTGGGACTGCGAATGCCCGCGCGCGTGGTCGGTTCCAAATTGCGGAAGCCGCGACAAAGCTGCCTGTCGCAACCTATCACATTGCCGCTGGTCTGGATGGATTAGCGTTGGAAGAAGCTGCGCTTGGTTGGCTTTTGGCGGGATATTCGTTTGACCGGTACGTCAAGCCGTCGAAACCAATCGCTCAATTGAAAGCACCCGAAGGTGTTGATGCGGCGCGGCTGGAAATCATTGCGGCAGGCGAGGCATTGACCCGCGATCTGATCAACACGCCAACCGCCGACATGGGCCCCGGTGATCTGGAGGCCGCGACACGTGCTTTGGCTGACGAGCATGGTGCGTTGCTGCATGTGACCTCGGGTGATGATCTGCTCGAACAGAACTTTCCCATGATCCACACCGTTGGCCGTGCCGTTGGTCCCGACCCACATCGCGCCCCGCGCTTGATGGACATGACATGGGGTGACGATGGTCCGACACTGGCATTGGTCGGCAAAGGCGTGTGTTTTGATACGGGCGGTCTGAACATCAAACCGGGCGCATCTATGGGACTGATGAAAAAGGACATGGGCGGTTCCGCGACTGTGCTTGGCCTCGCACACATGATCATGGCGCTTAAACTGCCATTGCGGTTGCGGGTGCTGATCCCTGCCGTCGAAAACAGCATTGATGGTACAGCGTTCCGACCGCAGGACATTTTAACGTCTCGCAAAGGTTTGACTGTCGAGATCAACAACACCGACGCCGAAGGACGGCTTGTGCTGGCCGACGCGCTTGCGCTCGCGGATGAAGCGACGCCTGATCTGGTGATTTCCATGGCGACGTTGACCGGCGCTGCGCGTGTGGCGGTTGGCCCTGACATTTCGCCGTACTTCACCAACGAGATGAAATGCGTCCAAGCGCTTGAAACTGCTGCGATTGATGTGGCTGATCCGGTCTGGCGGTTGCCGTTCCACGAACCTTACGAATCCATGATCGAACCGGGGATTGCTGATCTGGACAACGCGCCCAAAGGTGGATTTGCGGGAACGATTACTGCAGCGCTTTTCCTGCGCCGATTCGTTGAAGCGCCTTACGTGCATTTTGATGTCTACGGATGGCAGCCTGTCGCGCAACCAGCCCGTCCAAAGGGCGGCGTTGGCATGGGCGCGCGCGCGATCCTTGCGGCGTTGCCTGCGATGCTTGACCTGTGA
- a CDS encoding C40 family peptidase has translation MTDRRITPANGRVAARHLQGIAAAEKYVDGTPMRVTRPIVDLCAKPAGKRDRQLLLGAGVTVFETHDGWSFIQSDADGYVGYVPSDTLDDTKAPTFRIATAATHAYETESFKSADLMRLTFGAQVTVIDERPKMYETPQGFIPKKHLRPLDRPFADPVTVAQLYFGTPYLWGGNSTAGVDCSGLVQAGLQACGQFCPGDSDMQQAELGQDIAPDALLQRGDLIFWKGHVGIMVDADVLLHANAHHMATAYEPITAATIRIKAQGDGDITARKRIV, from the coding sequence GTGACGGACCGCCGGATCACACCTGCAAACGGACGCGTCGCGGCGCGCCATTTGCAGGGCATTGCCGCCGCTGAAAAATACGTGGACGGCACGCCAATGCGGGTCACGCGCCCTATCGTTGATCTTTGCGCAAAGCCTGCGGGAAAACGGGATCGTCAGCTGTTGCTAGGGGCGGGCGTGACTGTGTTTGAAACCCACGACGGGTGGTCATTCATTCAATCAGATGCGGATGGATACGTAGGCTATGTGCCCAGCGATACGCTTGACGACACCAAAGCGCCCACGTTTCGGATCGCGACGGCGGCGACCCATGCTTACGAGACCGAAAGCTTCAAATCAGCCGACCTGATGCGCCTGACTTTCGGGGCGCAGGTCACGGTCATTGATGAGCGGCCCAAGATGTACGAGACGCCGCAGGGCTTCATTCCGAAAAAGCATTTGCGCCCGCTTGATCGGCCATTCGCCGATCCTGTCACAGTCGCACAGCTATATTTTGGAACACCTTACCTGTGGGGTGGCAATAGCACCGCAGGTGTCGATTGTTCGGGACTGGTGCAAGCCGGTCTACAGGCCTGTGGTCAGTTTTGTCCGGGCGATAGCGATATGCAGCAAGCGGAACTTGGGCAAGATATCGCGCCCGACGCGCTGCTACAGCGCGGTGATCTGATTTTCTGGAAAGGTCATGTTGGTATCATGGTCGATGCGGATGTGTTGTTGCATGCTAATGCGCACCACATGGCGACGGCATATGAACCCATCACAGCCGCAACCATCCGGATCAAAGCGCAGGGCGATGGAGACATCACCGCGCGGAAACGGATCGTTTAG
- a CDS encoding DUF2794 domain-containing protein: MTLTSLHRPLPEQVAFHRTELSVIMSLYGRMVAAGEWRDYGISSLRDFAVFSVFKRTAENPIYRIEKRPKLRMKQGQYVLIGIDGQVLKRGNDLKSVLRVLERKLIRIVD, encoded by the coding sequence ATGACTTTGACATCACTACACCGCCCGCTGCCCGAACAGGTCGCTTTTCACCGCACCGAATTATCCGTGATCATGTCGCTTTACGGTCGGATGGTGGCAGCTGGTGAATGGCGGGATTACGGGATATCATCCCTTCGGGATTTTGCCGTTTTCTCTGTTTTCAAACGGACCGCCGAAAATCCGATCTACCGAATTGAAAAGCGCCCCAAATTGCGGATGAAACAGGGCCAATATGTGCTGATCGGCATTGATGGTCAGGTGCTGAAACGCGGCAACGACCTGAAATCCGTGCTGCGGGTGCTTGAACGCAAATTGATCCGCATCGTCGATTAA
- a CDS encoding S-(hydroxymethyl)glutathione dehydrogenase/class III alcohol dehydrogenase, whose product MRTRAAVAVAAGKPLEIMEVNLEGPRAGEVLVEIKATGLCHTDEFTRSGDDPEGIFPAILGHEGAGVVIEVGEGVTSLEVGDHVIPLYTPECRECEYCLNPKTNLCQKIRSTQGAGLLPDGSTRFSMLDGTPIHHYMGCSTFANHTVVPEIALAKVRKDAPFDKICYIGCGVTTGIGAVINTAKVEIGSTGIVFGLGGIGLNVIQGLRLAGADQIVGVDLNDGKVEMATHFGMTDFVNPSKVEGDLVAHLVELTGGGADYTFDATGNVGVMRTALEAAHKGWGESIIIGVAPAGAEISTRPFQLVTGRSWRGTAFGGASGRTDVPKIVDWYMDGKIEIDPMITHKLSLDEINHGFDLMHEGKSIRAVVEF is encoded by the coding sequence ATGCGTACTCGTGCAGCTGTCGCCGTAGCGGCCGGAAAACCACTTGAGATTATGGAGGTCAATCTTGAAGGCCCGCGTGCGGGTGAAGTTTTGGTCGAGATCAAAGCAACGGGTCTATGTCACACGGATGAATTCACCCGTTCTGGCGACGATCCCGAAGGTATTTTCCCCGCGATCCTAGGCCATGAAGGCGCAGGCGTTGTCATCGAAGTTGGTGAAGGTGTGACATCGCTGGAAGTCGGCGATCACGTGATCCCGCTCTACACGCCTGAATGTCGCGAATGCGAATATTGCCTGAATCCGAAAACGAACCTGTGCCAGAAAATCCGGTCTACGCAGGGCGCTGGGCTTCTACCCGACGGATCAACACGCTTTTCCATGCTCGATGGCACGCCGATCCATCACTACATGGGCTGTTCCACCTTCGCGAACCACACTGTTGTGCCTGAAATTGCGCTCGCGAAGGTCCGTAAAGACGCCCCTTTTGATAAGATTTGTTATATCGGTTGCGGCGTGACGACGGGCATCGGGGCTGTGATCAACACGGCGAAAGTCGAGATCGGATCGACCGGTATTGTCTTTGGTTTGGGGGGCATTGGCCTGAACGTGATCCAAGGTCTACGCCTTGCGGGCGCGGATCAGATTGTTGGTGTTGATCTGAATGATGGCAAGGTCGAGATGGCGACGCATTTCGGCATGACCGACTTTGTGAACCCTTCGAAAGTCGAAGGTGATCTGGTTGCCCATTTGGTCGAACTGACTGGCGGTGGTGCGGATTATACCTTTGATGCCACGGGCAATGTCGGCGTGATGCGCACAGCACTTGAAGCGGCGCACAAGGGCTGGGGCGAAAGCATCATCATCGGCGTGGCCCCTGCCGGTGCCGAAATTTCCACACGGCCATTCCAGTTGGTCACAGGTCGCAGCTGGCGCGGGACCGCGTTTGGTGGCGCATCTGGCCGGACGGACGTGCCGAAGATCGTGGATTGGTACATGGACGGCAAGATCGAGATTGACCCGATGATCACCCACAAGCTGTCATTGGATGAGATCAATCATGGCTTTGATCTGATGCACGAAGGCAAATCTATTCGGGCCGTTGTTGAATTCTAA
- a CDS encoding TetR/AcrR family transcriptional regulator, with translation MPDGTLPTVKKGRKFAQVLEGARKVFMADGFEGASVDDIAKTAQVSKATLYSYFPDKRLLFMEVARAECQRQAEGAIATIDMDGPVRDVLHDIALQMVHFLTSDFGLRIFRICVGESDRFPELGQEFYESGPMMVRSRIVDYLTDATLRGDLHIADVPLAADQFAELCKADLFPRIVFNMDRTFSQAEIDRVVDGAVAMFMACYGTNPAKT, from the coding sequence ATGCCCGACGGCACCCTGCCCACAGTCAAAAAAGGTCGCAAGTTTGCGCAAGTTCTAGAAGGCGCGCGCAAAGTCTTTATGGCTGACGGCTTTGAAGGGGCCAGCGTCGACGACATTGCCAAAACGGCACAGGTGTCCAAGGCGACGCTGTACAGCTACTTTCCCGACAAACGCCTGTTGTTCATGGAAGTCGCGCGGGCCGAATGCCAACGCCAAGCCGAAGGCGCGATCGCGACCATCGACATGGACGGTCCAGTTCGGGACGTTCTGCACGACATAGCGCTGCAAATGGTCCACTTTCTCACGTCGGATTTCGGACTGCGCATCTTTCGGATTTGTGTTGGTGAAAGTGACCGTTTTCCCGAACTTGGACAAGAATTCTACGAAAGCGGCCCCATGATGGTGCGCTCGCGGATCGTCGATTATTTGACCGATGCGACCCTGCGTGGCGATCTACACATCGCAGATGTGCCCTTGGCGGCAGACCAATTTGCGGAGCTTTGCAAAGCAGACCTGTTCCCGCGCATTGTCTTCAACATGGACCGGACGTTTTCACAGGCAGAGATTGACCGTGTCGTCGATGGCGCCGTGGCTATGTTCATGGCCTGTTACGGGACAAACCCCGCCAAAACGTAA
- a CDS encoding rubrerythrin family protein, whose amino-acid sequence MIPGFAHRRQFKDLSEQEILALAISSEEDDARIYRQYAQALREDYPASAAVFDGMAVEEDGHRQRLIDLHQTRFGDMIPLIRREHVAGYYARRPVWLIENLSLDRVRSEASQMESDAQRFYETAAARVTDAATRKLLGDLAAAEAGHAELADDLAETHLGADAKSQEDDAAHRQFVLTWVQPGLAGLMDGSVSTLAPIFAVAFATQDTWTTFLVGLAASVGAGISMGFTEAASDDGQISGRGSPYKRGVAAGVMTTIGGLGHALPYLITDFWTATIIALIVVFVELWAIAWIQNKYMQTPFVKAVFQVVLGGALVFAAGALIGSG is encoded by the coding sequence ATGATTCCCGGATTTGCCCATCGTCGTCAGTTCAAAGATTTGTCTGAACAGGAAATATTAGCGCTCGCCATATCATCCGAAGAAGATGATGCCCGCATTTACCGCCAATATGCGCAGGCGTTGCGCGAGGACTATCCGGCGTCGGCTGCGGTATTTGACGGCATGGCTGTCGAAGAAGACGGCCACCGTCAGCGTTTGATTGATCTGCACCAAACGCGGTTTGGCGATATGATCCCGTTGATCCGCCGCGAACATGTGGCGGGTTACTATGCCCGTCGCCCCGTTTGGTTGATCGAGAACCTGTCGCTGGACCGTGTCCGCAGTGAAGCGTCACAAATGGAAAGCGATGCCCAACGGTTTTATGAAACGGCTGCCGCCCGTGTGACTGATGCCGCCACCCGCAAATTGTTAGGCGATCTGGCAGCCGCCGAAGCGGGACATGCAGAATTGGCCGATGATTTGGCCGAAACCCATCTGGGTGCTGATGCCAAAAGCCAAGAAGATGATGCCGCCCACCGCCAGTTTGTGCTGACATGGGTTCAACCTGGTCTTGCAGGTCTGATGGATGGATCCGTTTCGACCCTGGCCCCGATTTTTGCCGTGGCATTTGCGACGCAGGATACATGGACGACTTTTCTCGTCGGGCTGGCCGCATCTGTTGGTGCGGGTATTTCGATGGGTTTCACCGAAGCCGCATCTGATGATGGTCAAATCTCTGGCCGAGGATCGCCGTACAAGCGCGGCGTTGCTGCGGGTGTCATGACCACCATCGGCGGGTTAGGCCATGCGTTGCCTTATCTGATCACGGATTTCTGGACCGCGACGATCATCGCCTTGATTGTGGTGTTCGTTGAGCTTTGGGCGATTGCATGGATTCAGAACAAATACATGCAGACGCCGTTTGTGAAGGCCGTCTTTCAGGTTGTTCTGGGCGGTGCGTTGGTCTTTGCAGCAGGTGCTTTGATCGGGTCGGGTTAA
- a CDS encoding GNAT family N-acetyltransferase: protein MRIQAGIPDGAEAHAAALYWDAFGQKLGMTMGPRDKALRFIQRVMDPNQAICATDDDGQLLGVVGFKTYDGAFVGGDYSDLVAIYGHIGAIWRAGLLALLDRDVENKRFLMDGIFVDTAARGQGIGSALLHTIMQEGRDRGYPELRLDVIDTNPRAKSLYERHGFTKLKTSHLGPLRHIFKFRSATTMIKAL, encoded by the coding sequence ATGCGCATTCAGGCAGGCATCCCCGATGGGGCCGAAGCACATGCAGCGGCGCTTTATTGGGACGCATTCGGACAGAAGCTCGGGATGACGATGGGGCCGCGCGACAAGGCGCTCCGGTTCATTCAGCGGGTCATGGATCCGAACCAAGCGATCTGTGCAACCGATGATGATGGCCAATTGTTAGGGGTCGTCGGTTTCAAAACCTATGACGGTGCCTTCGTCGGCGGCGATTACAGCGATCTGGTCGCGATCTATGGCCACATCGGGGCGATCTGGCGGGCAGGTTTGCTTGCACTGCTTGACCGCGATGTCGAAAACAAACGCTTCCTCATGGACGGTATTTTCGTGGACACCGCTGCCCGTGGACAAGGGATCGGTAGCGCCCTGCTCCACACCATTATGCAAGAAGGACGCGATCGCGGATATCCGGAATTGCGCCTTGATGTCATCGACACCAACCCCCGCGCCAAATCGCTTTACGAACGCCACGGTTTTACAAAACTAAAAACCAGCCATCTCGGCCCGCTACGTCACATCTTCAAATTCCGCAGCGCTACGACGATGATCAAAGCGCTCTGA